One window of the Leucobacter komagatae genome contains the following:
- a CDS encoding cutinase family protein → MRSTRSFPRVGGAGVGLALVAAILLAGCAPEPDPVAARDALKEVTAEPVAPEAVDEYSVAERPEPIVDPLECSPYLVITARGTGEPKRKQLLGPVARAIESARPDETERLDLDYPADTEINAGATLGARTLIDTLNVQAEACPEQRTILLGYSQGALVIGDALASPEARLVGATVGDVSEAAAERVLAVVLYGNPRFVGSDPTGYGSFSPEVNGLLPRPPGSFARFEDRMRDYCVADDFICQSTLSLEEAGHVAYYENGMQSDGAAYVITRLGPPAKPADTDERASADAQADAEKQAGAEKQAAEG, encoded by the coding sequence ATGCGTAGCACCCGCTCGTTCCCGCGGGTCGGTGGCGCTGGCGTTGGCCTGGCGCTCGTCGCCGCGATTCTGCTTGCTGGCTGCGCCCCCGAACCAGACCCGGTCGCCGCGAGGGACGCGCTGAAAGAGGTCACCGCTGAGCCCGTGGCACCCGAAGCCGTTGACGAGTACAGCGTGGCCGAGCGTCCCGAGCCGATCGTCGACCCGCTCGAGTGCTCCCCCTACCTCGTGATCACCGCGCGCGGAACGGGCGAGCCGAAGCGCAAGCAGCTGCTCGGCCCCGTCGCGAGGGCCATCGAGAGCGCCCGGCCGGATGAGACCGAGCGCCTCGACCTCGACTACCCGGCCGACACGGAGATCAACGCTGGTGCGACACTCGGTGCGCGAACCCTCATCGATACGCTCAACGTCCAAGCGGAGGCCTGCCCAGAGCAGCGGACAATTCTGCTCGGCTACTCGCAGGGCGCGCTCGTCATCGGCGACGCCCTCGCCTCACCCGAGGCGCGGCTCGTCGGTGCAACCGTCGGAGACGTTTCAGAGGCGGCGGCCGAGCGGGTGCTCGCCGTCGTGCTCTACGGGAACCCGCGCTTTGTCGGCAGCGACCCGACCGGCTACGGAAGCTTCTCACCCGAAGTGAACGGCCTCCTCCCCCGGCCGCCGGGCAGCTTCGCTCGCTTCGAAGACCGGATGCGGGATTATTGCGTCGCCGACGACTTCATCTGTCAGTCGACGCTCTCGCTCGAGGAAGCCGGTCACGTTGCCTACTACGAGAACGGGATGCAGAGCGACGGAGCCGCGTACGTCATCACCCGTCTCGGCCCGCCCGCGAAACCCGCCGACACGGATGAACGGGCAAGCGCGGACGCTCAAGCGGACGCCGAGAAACAAGCAGGCGCCGAGAAACAGGCAGCGGAGGGCTAG
- a CDS encoding SURF1 family protein, with protein sequence MTETRVGWSFLYSKRWIGYFALFAVFAIACVYLGNWQFDRRAQARAEISRIDRNYGADPVPLAEALPDPAGFDVDEHKWLTVTLEGSYEDSAVLSRNRPGPQGVGADMIVPFRTTEGRVFFVDRGWIPASGTDIENAFKTLPQHPSGTVEVTVRLRASEPEVDGRSSAGRTVASINVAEIADVTGVSGEIYSGAYGMLVSEEPAAEHGVLPPKPERDEGPHLSYALQWYVFILIAAIGVTYAARQEYKNLNAGSDEVLEMEKKSRARKRRRGPTDADVEDALLDA encoded by the coding sequence ATGACTGAGACACGTGTCGGCTGGTCGTTTCTGTATTCGAAGCGGTGGATCGGGTACTTCGCGCTCTTCGCGGTGTTCGCGATCGCGTGCGTGTACCTCGGGAACTGGCAGTTCGATCGCCGCGCGCAGGCGCGGGCGGAGATCTCACGGATCGACCGGAACTACGGCGCCGACCCCGTGCCCCTCGCCGAAGCGCTCCCCGACCCCGCTGGCTTCGACGTCGACGAGCACAAGTGGCTGACCGTCACGCTCGAGGGCAGCTACGAAGACAGCGCGGTGCTGTCACGGAACCGGCCGGGGCCGCAAGGCGTCGGCGCAGACATGATCGTCCCGTTCCGCACGACCGAGGGCCGGGTCTTCTTTGTTGACCGCGGGTGGATCCCGGCGAGCGGCACCGACATCGAGAACGCCTTCAAGACGCTGCCGCAGCACCCCAGCGGCACCGTCGAGGTCACCGTCAGGCTGCGAGCGAGCGAGCCCGAGGTCGACGGCAGAAGCTCTGCCGGGCGCACAGTCGCGAGCATCAATGTCGCTGAGATCGCCGACGTCACCGGGGTCTCGGGCGAGATCTATTCCGGCGCCTACGGCATGCTGGTTTCAGAGGAACCCGCCGCAGAACACGGCGTCCTGCCCCCGAAGCCTGAGCGTGACGAGGGGCCGCACCTGTCGTACGCGCTGCAGTGGTACGTCTTCATCCTCATCGCTGCCATCGGCGTGACCTATGCGGCACGCCAGGAGTACAAGAACCTGAACGCCGGCAGCGACGAGGTGCTCGAAATGGAAAAGAAGTCGCGGGCGCGCAAGCGGCGGCGCGGTCCGACCGATGCCGACGTGGAGGACGCGCTGCTCGATGCGTAG
- the sufB gene encoding Fe-S cluster assembly protein SufB, producing MPEVLIDRPELEGLGQYEFGWHDSDEAGETAQRGLSEEVVRNISALKNEPEWMLERRLKALQIFDRKPMPTWGADLTEIDFDNIKYFVRSTEKQATTWEELPDEIKETYERLGIPEAERQRLVAGVAAQYESEVVYHQIREDLEEQGVLFLDTDTALKEHPEIFKEYFGTVIPSGDNKFAALNTAVWSGGSFVYVPKGVHVEIPLQAYFRINTENMGQFERTLIIADEDSYVHYIEGCTAPIYKSDSLHSAVVEIIVKKNARVRYTTIQNWSSNVYNLVTKRAIAEEGATMEWVDGNIGSKYTMKYPSIFLTGEHAKGETLSVAFAGPGQHQDTGAKMIHLAPHTKSSILAKSIARGGGRSGYRGEVRIEANAHHAANSVVCDALLVDTISRSDTYPAIDIRTDDATLAHEATVTRVSEEQLFYLMSRGLSEEESMAMIVRGFIEPIARELPMEYALELNKLIEMSMEGSVG from the coding sequence ATGCCTGAGGTACTGATCGACCGCCCCGAGCTCGAAGGCCTCGGCCAATACGAGTTCGGCTGGCACGACAGCGACGAAGCCGGCGAAACGGCACAGCGTGGACTGAGTGAAGAGGTGGTTCGCAACATCTCGGCGCTGAAGAATGAGCCCGAGTGGATGCTTGAACGCCGCCTGAAGGCACTGCAAATCTTCGATCGCAAGCCGATGCCCACCTGGGGTGCAGACCTCACTGAGATCGACTTCGACAACATCAAATACTTCGTCCGCTCGACCGAGAAGCAGGCTACGACCTGGGAAGAGCTGCCCGACGAAATCAAGGAAACCTACGAGCGCCTCGGCATCCCCGAGGCCGAGCGCCAGCGCCTCGTCGCGGGCGTCGCGGCTCAGTACGAGTCGGAGGTCGTCTACCACCAGATCCGCGAGGATCTGGAGGAGCAGGGCGTCCTCTTCCTCGACACCGACACCGCGCTCAAGGAGCACCCTGAGATCTTCAAGGAGTACTTCGGCACCGTCATTCCCTCGGGCGACAATAAGTTCGCCGCGCTGAACACGGCCGTCTGGTCGGGCGGTTCGTTCGTGTATGTCCCGAAGGGCGTTCACGTCGAGATTCCGCTCCAGGCCTACTTCCGTATCAACACGGAGAACATGGGCCAGTTCGAGCGCACGCTCATCATCGCCGACGAGGACAGCTACGTCCACTACATCGAGGGCTGCACCGCCCCGATCTACAAGTCGGACTCGCTGCACTCGGCAGTCGTCGAGATCATCGTGAAGAAGAACGCCCGCGTTCGCTACACGACGATCCAGAACTGGTCGAGCAACGTGTACAACCTCGTCACGAAGCGCGCAATCGCCGAAGAGGGCGCAACCATGGAGTGGGTCGATGGCAACATCGGTTCGAAGTACACCATGAAGTACCCATCGATCTTCCTCACCGGCGAGCACGCCAAGGGCGAGACGCTCTCCGTCGCGTTCGCGGGCCCCGGCCAGCACCAGGACACGGGCGCGAAGATGATTCACCTCGCACCGCACACCAAGTCGTCGATCCTCGCAAAGTCGATCGCACGCGGCGGCGGCCGCTCGGGTTACCGTGGTGAGGTCCGCATCGAGGCGAACGCGCATCACGCCGCGAACTCCGTGGTCTGTGACGCGCTGCTCGTCGACACGATCTCGCGCTCTGACACCTACCCGGCAATCGACATCCGCACCGATGACGCGACCCTCGCGCACGAGGCGACCGTCACACGAGTGAGCGAAGAGCAGCTGTTCTACCTCATGAGCCGCGGCCTCTCAGAAGAGGAGTCGATGGCGATGATCGTCCGCGGCTTCATTGAGCCCATCGCTCGCGAGCTCCCGATGGAGTACGCGCTCGAACTGAACAAACTCATCGAGATGAGCATGGAAGGATCCGTCGGTTAA
- the sufC gene encoding Fe-S cluster assembly ATPase SufC translates to MSSVLEIKDLHVSVETDQGAKEILKGVNLTLKQGETHAIMGPNGSGKSTLAYAIAGHPRYEVTSGSILLDGVEVTEMEVDERAQAGLFLAMQYPVEIPGVTNANFLRTAKTAIDGEAPAIRSWMGEVRDAMKNLRMDESFASRNVNEGFSGGEKKRNEILQLELLKPKFAVLDETDSGLDVDALKIVSEGVNRAKDATGLGVMLITHYTRILRYIKPDFVHVFVNGRVAEQGGPELADRLEAEGYDRFLVDA, encoded by the coding sequence ATGAGCTCCGTTCTCGAGATCAAGGACCTGCACGTCAGCGTTGAGACTGACCAGGGCGCCAAGGAAATCCTCAAGGGCGTGAACCTCACCCTCAAGCAGGGCGAGACCCACGCAATCATGGGCCCCAACGGCTCGGGCAAGTCGACCCTCGCGTACGCCATCGCTGGCCACCCGCGCTACGAGGTCACGAGCGGCTCGATCCTGCTTGACGGCGTCGAGGTCACCGAGATGGAGGTCGACGAGCGCGCACAGGCAGGCCTGTTCCTCGCGATGCAGTACCCCGTCGAGATCCCCGGCGTGACGAACGCGAACTTCCTCCGCACCGCGAAGACCGCGATCGACGGCGAGGCGCCCGCTATCCGCAGCTGGATGGGCGAGGTCCGCGACGCAATGAAGAACCTCCGCATGGACGAGTCCTTCGCATCGCGTAACGTCAACGAGGGCTTCTCGGGTGGCGAGAAGAAGCGCAACGAGATCCTGCAGCTTGAGCTCCTGAAGCCGAAGTTCGCGGTGCTCGACGAGACCGACTCGGGCCTTGACGTTGACGCGCTGAAGATCGTGTCTGAGGGCGTCAATCGCGCGAAGGATGCAACCGGCCTCGGCGTCATGCTCATCACGCACTACACGCGTATCCTCCGCTACATCAAGCCCGACTTCGTGCACGTGTTCGTGAACGGCCGCGTCGCCGAGCAGGGTGGCCCCGAGCTCGCCGATCGTCTCGAGGCGGAGGGCTACGACCGCTTCCTCGTTGACGCCTAG
- a CDS encoding metal-sulfur cluster assembly factor — protein MSEETTTETGAEATAVAAAPVSIDPDFREQAVEALKNVSDPELGVNIVDLGLIYDLAYDEENDALVISMTLTSAGCPLTDVIENDIAESLDGLVAAFRINWVWMPPWTPARITDDGREMMRALGFNI, from the coding sequence ATGAGTGAAGAGACCACCACCGAGACGGGAGCGGAGGCGACCGCCGTCGCTGCCGCACCCGTATCGATCGATCCTGACTTCCGGGAGCAGGCGGTCGAGGCGTTGAAGAACGTCTCCGACCCCGAGCTCGGCGTGAACATCGTCGACCTCGGCCTCATCTACGATCTCGCGTACGACGAAGAGAACGATGCGCTCGTCATTTCGATGACGCTCACGAGCGCGGGCTGCCCCCTCACCGACGTGATCGAGAACGACATCGCCGAGTCCCTCGACGGCCTCGTTGCGGCCTTCCGCATCAACTGGGTGTGGATGCCGCCGTGGACGCCGGCGCGGATCACGGACGATGGGCGTGAGATGATGCGGGCCCTGGGCTTCAACATCTGA
- a CDS encoding ABC-F family ATP-binding cassette domain-containing protein: MIVVEDLAIDVGARRLMGEVSFRVHPGDKIGLVGRNGAGKTTLTRTLSGELQPAEGSVKITGELGFLPQDPRTGDPEQLARHRILDARGLGTLNKNIAKASEEMGSADPKVAEKAMKRFGNLTDRFQALGGYAAEAEAASISHNLGLPDRILDQPLKTLSGGQRRRIELARILFSDADTMILDEPTNHLDADSIVWLREFLKNYKGGVIIISHDIDLVGETVNRVFYLDANRQVIDVYNMGWKLYQRQRAADEERRRKERANVEKKASALKDQAARFGAKASKAAAAHQMVARADKMLAGLEEERQVDRVAKLRFPDPAPCGKTPIMAEGLSKSFGSLEIFAGVDLAIDRGSKVVILGLNGAGKTTLLRILAQVDEPDTGTIVAGHGLKVGYYAQEHETLDVKASVLQNMVSVSQHLTETEARKVLGSFLFTGDDVLKPAGVLSGGEKTRLALAKLVVSSANVLLLDEPTNNLDPASRLEILDALAHFTGAVVLVSHDPGAVEALNPERVLIMPEGTEDHWSKEYLELIELA, translated from the coding sequence GTGATTGTTGTTGAAGACCTCGCCATCGACGTTGGCGCGCGACGCCTCATGGGCGAGGTCTCGTTCCGCGTGCACCCGGGCGACAAGATCGGTCTCGTCGGGCGCAACGGTGCGGGTAAGACGACCCTCACCCGCACCCTGTCAGGGGAGCTGCAGCCCGCCGAGGGGTCGGTGAAGATCACGGGCGAGCTCGGATTCCTCCCGCAGGATCCGCGCACCGGCGATCCCGAGCAGCTCGCGCGGCACCGGATTCTCGATGCCCGCGGACTCGGCACCCTGAACAAGAACATCGCGAAGGCCTCTGAGGAGATGGGCTCGGCCGATCCGAAGGTCGCTGAGAAGGCGATGAAGCGCTTCGGGAATCTGACTGACAGGTTCCAGGCGCTCGGCGGGTACGCCGCCGAGGCTGAGGCAGCGTCGATTTCCCACAACCTCGGCCTGCCTGACCGGATCCTCGACCAGCCGCTGAAGACGCTCTCCGGCGGCCAGCGCCGCCGCATCGAGCTCGCCCGGATCCTGTTCTCGGACGCCGACACCATGATCCTCGATGAGCCGACGAACCACCTCGACGCCGACTCGATCGTGTGGCTCCGCGAGTTCCTGAAGAACTACAAGGGCGGCGTCATCATCATCTCGCACGACATTGACCTCGTTGGGGAGACGGTGAACCGTGTCTTCTACCTCGACGCGAACCGGCAGGTCATCGACGTCTACAACATGGGCTGGAAGCTGTACCAGCGCCAGCGCGCAGCGGACGAGGAACGCCGCCGCAAGGAGCGCGCAAACGTCGAGAAGAAGGCCTCCGCCCTGAAGGATCAGGCCGCGCGCTTCGGCGCGAAGGCATCGAAGGCAGCGGCCGCGCACCAGATGGTCGCGCGCGCCGACAAGATGCTCGCCGGCCTCGAGGAAGAGCGCCAGGTGGATCGCGTCGCGAAGCTCCGATTCCCGGACCCGGCGCCGTGCGGCAAGACGCCGATCATGGCTGAGGGGCTCTCGAAGTCGTTCGGTTCGCTTGAGATCTTCGCGGGCGTCGACCTCGCGATCGACCGGGGCTCGAAGGTCGTGATCCTTGGCCTCAACGGCGCGGGTAAGACGACGCTCCTGCGCATCCTCGCGCAGGTGGACGAGCCCGACACGGGCACGATCGTGGCCGGTCACGGCCTGAAGGTCGGCTACTACGCGCAGGAGCACGAGACGCTCGACGTGAAAGCGAGCGTGCTGCAGAACATGGTCTCCGTGTCGCAGCACCTCACTGAGACCGAGGCACGCAAGGTGCTCGGCTCCTTCCTGTTCACCGGCGACGACGTGCTGAAGCCGGCCGGGGTGCTCTCTGGCGGCGAGAAGACGCGACTCGCGCTCGCGAAGCTCGTCGTGTCGAGCGCGAACGTGCTGTTGCTCGACGAGCCGACGAATAACCTCGACCCGGCGAGCCGCCTCGAGATCCTCGACGCGCTCGCGCACTTCACTGGCGCCGTCGTGCTCGTGTCGCACGACCCGGGGGCCGTCGAGGCGTTGAACCCCGAGCGCGTGCTCATCATGCCCGAGGGCACGGAAGATCACTGGTCGAAGGAGTACCTCGAGCTTATCGAGCTCGCCTAG
- a CDS encoding DUF3099 domain-containing protein, which yields MPKKSGATPSYRVTSAGVNPTEDRAHRMKMYFIAMTLRLACVLSLFWVTGWWLVFPIVGAIVLPWFAVMVGNAVAHGGEETVSTPDPLELAPGYAEDAPEAAHDAASELLIVDVEPVRRSTPGAEQLPDADEPREERA from the coding sequence ATGCCAAAAAAGAGCGGCGCGACGCCGAGCTACAGGGTCACCTCGGCCGGGGTGAACCCGACCGAGGACCGTGCTCACCGCATGAAGATGTACTTCATCGCCATGACCCTCCGCTTGGCATGCGTGCTGTCGCTCTTCTGGGTGACCGGGTGGTGGCTCGTCTTTCCTATCGTCGGCGCCATTGTGCTTCCCTGGTTCGCCGTGATGGTCGGAAACGCGGTCGCCCACGGCGGCGAGGAGACTGTCTCGACACCTGACCCGCTGGAGCTCGCTCCAGGCTACGCTGAGGACGCGCCCGAGGCTGCCCATGACGCAGCGAGCGAGCTGCTCATCGTCGACGTCGAGCCCGTGCGGCGGTCGACTCCGGGCGCGGAGCAGCTGCCCGACGCAGATGAGCCCCGGGAGGAGCGCGCATGA
- a CDS encoding non-heme iron oxygenase ferredoxin subunit, with protein MARQKAIALSDLVQDQATRVVLDGVPMAVVLDGEGNVHAIGDTCTHGEISLSEGFVDGDTLECWAHGSAFSLCTGKPLNLPAYEPVPVYVVEIEDGDIFIDPTVTKEIEL; from the coding sequence ATGGCACGACAGAAAGCGATTGCGCTCTCGGACCTCGTCCAGGATCAGGCCACCAGGGTCGTCCTTGACGGGGTTCCGATGGCGGTCGTGCTCGACGGCGAAGGCAACGTGCACGCCATTGGCGACACCTGCACCCACGGAGAGATCAGCCTCTCCGAGGGCTTCGTTGACGGCGACACGCTTGAGTGCTGGGCCCACGGCTCCGCGTTCTCGCTGTGCACCGGCAAGCCACTGAACCTTCCGGCGTACGAGCCGGTACCCGTTTACGTCGTCGAGATCGAAGACGGCGACATCTTTATTGACCCCACTGTTACGAAAGAGATTGAACTATGA
- the sufD gene encoding Fe-S cluster assembly protein SufD — protein sequence MTTLQTEQHGAKAHSDGDWDNRAPVQTRSDRLKSVDLADFPAITGREVNWKFTPVAEITALTGGELANSNSALEISDAEGVEVSTIAMDSELVGRAGLPEDQAAANAWGQVGTAQRILLTSQERQTVTVKRTALTSEPAAAHTIIEAAPQSDTVVILENSGDANLTETVEIVVGDGATLKVVSIHEWNDDAIHVATHNATVGRDGNLQHIVVSLGGKIVRVNPSIHLDGQGANGEAYGAYFADAGQHLEHQVYIDHNAPHTRSRVAYKGALQGEGARAVWIGDVLIRRVATGTDSYEENRNLTLTEGTRADSIPNLEIETGDIEGAGHASTTGRFDEEHIFYLQSRGISEDEARKLVVRGFLIDVIQRIGNEQIEERLQAAIESELEQSVLA from the coding sequence ATGACTACGCTGCAAACTGAACAGCACGGTGCGAAGGCACACAGCGATGGTGACTGGGACAACCGCGCGCCGGTGCAGACCCGCTCGGACCGCCTGAAGTCCGTCGACCTCGCGGATTTCCCCGCAATCACCGGCCGCGAGGTCAACTGGAAGTTCACCCCCGTCGCTGAGATTACGGCGCTTACGGGCGGCGAGCTTGCGAACTCGAACTCCGCGCTCGAGATCTCTGACGCCGAGGGCGTCGAGGTGTCGACCATCGCGATGGATTCGGAGCTCGTCGGCCGCGCGGGCCTCCCAGAGGATCAGGCCGCCGCGAACGCGTGGGGCCAGGTTGGCACCGCGCAGCGGATCCTGCTCACCAGCCAGGAGCGCCAGACCGTCACCGTGAAGCGCACCGCGCTCACGAGCGAGCCCGCCGCCGCGCACACGATCATCGAGGCTGCCCCGCAGTCCGACACCGTCGTGATCCTCGAGAACTCGGGCGACGCGAACCTCACGGAGACCGTCGAGATCGTCGTCGGCGACGGCGCGACCCTCAAGGTTGTCTCGATCCACGAGTGGAACGACGACGCGATCCACGTCGCAACGCACAACGCGACCGTCGGCCGTGACGGCAACCTCCAGCACATCGTGGTCTCGCTCGGCGGGAAGATCGTCCGGGTCAACCCGTCGATCCACCTCGACGGCCAGGGCGCGAACGGCGAGGCCTACGGCGCGTACTTCGCCGACGCTGGCCAGCACCTCGAGCATCAGGTCTACATCGACCACAACGCTCCCCACACCCGCAGCCGCGTCGCTTACAAGGGCGCGCTGCAGGGCGAGGGCGCGCGCGCGGTGTGGATCGGTGACGTGCTCATTCGTCGCGTCGCCACCGGCACCGACAGCTACGAGGAGAACCGCAACCTCACCCTCACCGAGGGCACGCGAGCGGACTCGATCCCGAACCTCGAAATCGAGACCGGCGACATCGAGGGTGCCGGCCACGCGTCGACCACCGGCCGGTTCGACGAAGAGCACATCTTCTACCTCCAGAGCCGCGGCATCTCCGAGGACGAGGCTCGTAAGCTCGTCGTTCGCGGGTTCCTCATCGACGTCATTCAGCGCATCGGCAACGAGCAGATCGAGGAGCGCCTCCAGGCGGCGATCGAGTCCGAGCTCGAGCAGAGCGTGCTTGCGTAA